From Halobacillus sp. Marseille-Q1614, the proteins below share one genomic window:
- the pduL gene encoding phosphate propanoyltransferase, with protein MNQLDIERIVDEVIGTIHNTGEIPIGVSARHCHLNQPSLDILFGKGYELTKKKSLSQPGQFACEETVMIAGPRGSISNVRILGPLRSATQVEISQTDAFKIGAKPPIRQSGHIKSSSPVTIIGPKASLHLDEGLIIAQAHIHMAPKDAEHFNVQNGEVVEVAVESGPRPIKFSKTVIRVSEKYQLEMHIDTDEANAGSVKTGQSGKLIKQESRYG; from the coding sequence ATGAACCAATTAGACATTGAGAGAATTGTAGATGAAGTAATAGGAACAATTCACAATACCGGCGAGATCCCTATTGGGGTCTCTGCCAGACATTGTCATTTAAATCAGCCATCACTGGACATTTTATTCGGTAAAGGATATGAATTAACGAAAAAGAAAAGCCTCTCACAGCCTGGGCAGTTTGCATGTGAAGAAACGGTCATGATCGCTGGACCACGTGGAAGTATTTCTAATGTCCGCATCCTCGGTCCACTGAGATCAGCTACACAAGTAGAAATAAGCCAAACCGATGCTTTTAAAATAGGAGCTAAGCCGCCAATCCGCCAGTCAGGTCATATTAAGAGTTCAAGTCCCGTGACGATCATCGGACCAAAGGCAAGTCTTCACCTTGATGAAGGGTTGATTATCGCCCAGGCTCACATCCACATGGCACCTAAAGATGCTGAGCACTTTAATGTGCAAAATGGGGAAGTTGTTGAAGTGGCGGTAGAAAGCGGACCCCGGCCGATTAAATTTTCAAAGACCGTCATCCGAGTTTCTGAGAAGTATCAATTAGAAATGCATATAGATACAGATGAAGCAAATGCCGGAAGCGTGAAAACAGGACAAAGCGGAAAATTAATTAAGCAGGAATCCCGCTATGGATAA
- the eutL gene encoding ethanolamine utilization microcompartment protein EutL codes for MKLEPIYAEVLAARIIPNVDPMLAKQLSLNQRYRSLALFTITMDDVGVTALDEATKRADVEVVYARSFYAGADHASGPLSGEFIGILAGPNPDEVKSGMAAVEQVVESEAFFEAIDDKKTHSLYAHVVSRTGSFLSKEANIEQGEALAYLIAPPLESAYGIDAALKASDVKLAAFYGPPTETNFGGGLLTGSQASCTAAADAFREAVVDIARNPNKL; via the coding sequence ATGAAACTAGAACCTATTTATGCAGAAGTTTTAGCTGCCCGAATTATTCCCAATGTCGATCCAATGCTTGCTAAGCAGCTCAGCTTAAATCAAAGGTATCGAAGCCTTGCCCTATTTACAATCACGATGGATGATGTTGGTGTCACAGCATTGGATGAAGCAACGAAGCGGGCAGATGTAGAGGTAGTATATGCCAGGTCTTTTTACGCCGGCGCAGACCACGCGTCCGGGCCTCTCTCGGGAGAGTTTATCGGGATTTTAGCAGGCCCTAACCCCGACGAGGTAAAAAGCGGAATGGCTGCTGTGGAGCAGGTTGTTGAGTCGGAAGCTTTTTTTGAAGCCATTGATGATAAGAAAACTCACAGCCTTTATGCGCATGTGGTTTCCCGAACGGGTTCGTTTTTATCAAAAGAAGCGAATATCGAGCAGGGGGAAGCCCTCGCTTATCTTATCGCACCGCCTCTGGAATCGGCCTATGGTATTGATGCTGCATTAAAAGCTTCAGATGTGAAGTTAGCCGCCTTTTATGGACCACCGACCGAAACCAACTTTGGCGGAGGGCTGTTAACAGGCTCTCAAGCCTCCTGTACAGCAGCTGCTGATGCTTTTCGCGAAGCTGTTGTCGATATCGCACGAAACCCAAATAAATTATAA
- a CDS encoding acetaldehyde dehydrogenase (acetylating) translates to MKFDNDLRSMQEMRDAVQRAKQAQKEFEGFSQEQVDKIVKNVADAAFASSAYLARMAVEETGMGVVEHKKIKNEVGSRDVYESIKDEKTVGIIHEDKANKVLEFAYPFGVVAGIIPTTNPTSTAFFKTLISLKSRNAIVVSPHPSAIKCTIEALKICKEAAIEAGAPEGIIGWISIPSMPATTELMKHRDVDVILATGGGGLVKAAYSSGKPAYGVGPGNVPVYLEKTCNVQKAVKIVVDSKTFDNGTICATEQAIVVDQNIKEMTVRELKNNGAFFLEGENKKKMEDVISPVKGKLNPKIVGRSAIAIAKMAGIEVPNKTRLLVAEEDQVGKDIPFSIEKLAPIFPLYTVRDENEAVDRCIELLNIGGRGHSLSLHTNEDKIARLFGHKMPVSRLLVNTLSSIGAVGATTGLKPSMTLGCGSYGGNITSDNITATHLLNIKRLAYGIKEVEIPQPSARQPVQQTADRNKEEVAKIVTQVLAKVDKEQIDQQMVSSVVQKVLQKYS, encoded by the coding sequence GTGAAATTCGATAATGACTTAAGATCTATGCAGGAAATGAGAGATGCTGTTCAACGCGCAAAACAAGCACAAAAAGAATTCGAAGGTTTCAGTCAGGAGCAAGTAGATAAAATCGTAAAAAATGTAGCTGACGCAGCATTTGCTAGCTCAGCTTACCTAGCCAGAATGGCCGTAGAGGAAACTGGGATGGGCGTTGTGGAACATAAGAAAATAAAAAACGAAGTGGGCTCGCGTGATGTTTACGAATCCATCAAAGATGAAAAAACCGTCGGCATCATCCATGAAGATAAAGCAAACAAAGTTCTCGAGTTCGCTTATCCATTTGGAGTGGTAGCAGGAATAATACCAACGACAAACCCTACGTCTACCGCATTTTTTAAAACCTTAATTTCATTAAAATCAAGAAACGCCATCGTCGTCAGTCCCCACCCGTCAGCTATAAAATGTACGATCGAAGCTTTAAAAATTTGTAAAGAAGCCGCCATAGAAGCCGGAGCCCCAGAAGGAATAATTGGATGGATATCGATTCCCTCCATGCCCGCTACTACAGAATTGATGAAGCACCGTGATGTTGATGTCATTTTAGCTACGGGAGGGGGTGGTCTTGTAAAAGCAGCATATAGTTCAGGAAAGCCTGCTTATGGGGTCGGGCCAGGGAATGTACCTGTTTATTTAGAAAAAACATGTAACGTCCAGAAAGCTGTAAAAATAGTCGTCGACAGTAAGACCTTCGATAATGGAACCATTTGTGCAACAGAACAAGCCATTGTGGTCGATCAAAATATTAAAGAAATGACGGTTAGAGAGCTGAAAAACAACGGAGCCTTTTTCTTAGAAGGTGAAAATAAGAAGAAAATGGAGGATGTAATTTCTCCGGTAAAAGGAAAGCTTAACCCGAAAATCGTCGGCCGATCAGCGATTGCTATCGCCAAAATGGCAGGGATAGAAGTCCCCAACAAAACAAGGCTGTTAGTTGCAGAAGAAGATCAAGTAGGCAAGGATATACCTTTTTCCATCGAAAAGCTGGCCCCTATATTTCCGTTATATACCGTCCGGGATGAAAATGAAGCGGTCGACCGCTGTATTGAATTATTGAATATTGGAGGAAGAGGCCACAGTTTATCCCTGCATACGAATGAAGATAAAATTGCACGATTATTCGGGCATAAAATGCCGGTTTCCAGGCTGCTCGTTAATACTCTCTCTAGTATCGGGGCAGTCGGGGCAACGACAGGGTTAAAACCATCGATGACGTTAGGGTGTGGATCTTATGGAGGAAACATCACGTCAGATAATATAACAGCCACACACCTTCTCAATATTAAGCGGCTGGCTTACGGAATCAAAGAAGTGGAAATTCCGCAGCCATCTGCCCGTCAGCCAGTACAGCAAACAGCTGATAGAAATAAGGAAGAAGTCGCGAAAATTGTTACTCAAGTTTTAGCAAAGGTAGATAAAGAACAAATTGACCAGCAGATGGTTTCTTCTGTTGTTCAGAAAGTACTACAAAAATACTCATAA
- a CDS encoding EutN/CcmL family microcompartment protein — protein MIVGKVVGNIWATRKEEGLTGLKFLVVQPDSLGLQVDLPTFVAVDRIGAGVGDKVMVTKGSASSHLQGEDKIPIDAVIIGIVDSVEVDKEDKHG, from the coding sequence ATGATTGTAGGAAAAGTAGTCGGAAATATCTGGGCCACACGAAAAGAAGAAGGATTAACTGGATTGAAATTTTTAGTCGTCCAGCCTGACTCGCTCGGTTTACAAGTCGATCTTCCTACGTTTGTGGCGGTTGATCGAATTGGAGCAGGTGTTGGAGATAAAGTCATGGTCACCAAAGGCAGTGCAAGTTCACACCTTCAAGGGGAGGATAAGATTCCCATAGATGCTGTCATTATAGGAATTGTTGACTCAGTTGAAGTAGATAAGGAGGATAAGCATGGCTAA
- a CDS encoding BMC domain-containing protein, with protein MALNGALGMIETKGLVASVEAADAMVKAANVHLVGKVHVGGGIVTILVTGDVGAVKAATESGSAAAQRVGELKSVHVIPRPHNELESILPKMDTSL; from the coding sequence ATGGCACTTAATGGCGCATTAGGAATGATTGAAACGAAAGGTTTAGTAGCATCCGTAGAGGCAGCAGACGCAATGGTTAAGGCAGCAAACGTTCATCTTGTTGGTAAAGTACATGTAGGGGGAGGTATTGTAACTATTTTAGTAACTGGTGATGTAGGAGCTGTAAAAGCAGCAACCGAATCTGGAAGTGCAGCAGCTCAGCGTGTAGGTGAATTAAAATCTGTCCACGTTATCCCTCGTCCTCATAATGAACTCGAAAGCATTCTTCCGAAAATGGATACAAGCCTTTAA